The following DNA comes from Nocardioides sp. JQ2195.
CACAGCCACGGCTCGATCACCTCGAAGCCGCAGGCGCAACCCTCGCGCGGGATGGTCTACGCGAGCTTGACGGTGGCCAGGTCCGGAGCCTGCAAGGGTCTCTACGCCGTCAAGGGCAAGGGTGCGTGCTCGCACGGACCCGACGCGCCCCCCGCCGGTCACGACGTACGACGTGATGTCCAGCCCGTGGCCGGGTTGGACACCCAGTCGGCGGCGACCGCGGTGAACTGCTTCGGCAACGGCACGGACGGCAACCGGGTGCAGGTGCTCTACGTCTACTCGGGCACCAGCCGCTACCAGCAGTACCTCGCGTCGTTCCAGACGTGGGCCCGGGGTATGGACGACATCTACAACGACTCTGCCGCCAAGACCGGGGGAGAGCGGCACATCCGTTTCGTGACGGACGAGGACTGCGTCCCGACGGTCACGCCGGTCCAGGTCAGCAGCGGTGCGATGGGCGACTTCGGCTGGATGATCGACGAGCTGCGCAACCGGGGCTTCGACCGCACCGATCGGAAGTACACCGTCTTCGGTGATGCCAACGTCTACTGCGGCATCGGTGAGTTCGCCGGCGACACCCGCAAGACTGCGGACAACCACTCCAACTTCGGGCCGAGCTTCGCCCGGACTGACGCGGGTTGCTGGGGTCCGCAGGTGATCGCCCACGAGCTCGGCCACAACCTGGGCGCGGTCAACAACAACGCCCCGAGCTCCACTGGCGGTGCGCACTGCACCGACGAGTACGACGTGATGTGCTACTCCGACTCGCCCTACTACCCGCCGATGCGCTTCGTCTGCGCGGCGAGCCAGGAGAGCCTGCTCGACTGCGGCAACAACGACTACTTCAACACCAGCCCGCCGGCCGGCTCCTACTTGGCGAACTACTGGAACATGGCCGACAGCGTCTTCCTCGAGCGCAGTGATGGCGACGACCCTGGCCCCGACCCGGACCCCGACCCGGAGCAGTGCACCGGCTTCGGGAACTCCCAGACCGGTCGCCTCGACCAGGGCGGGGACGCCCGGGTCCCGGACGGCAACTACTACTGGAGCCGGTATGCCGGCCGGCACACTGCCTGCCTGGCGGGTCCGGACGGCACCGACTTCGATCTCTACTTCCAGAAGTGGAACGGCTCGAGCTGGGTGACCGTGCAGAAGAGCGCGACCGAGACCTCGGACGAGGCGATCGACTACCAGGGCGACAGCGGCTACTACCGCTACTGGATCGACGCGTGGTCAGGTTCCGGCGCCTGGACCATGGGTTGGTCCGCACCCCGCTGAGCGTCGACTCGCCCGGGTTGTGCGGGCGTGAACACCGGAGGGCCGTCGCTCGCGGACGCGACGGTCCGCCGGGCTCCACGCTCGCCCAGGTCGACTGGGGTGGGTCAGATGCCGCAGCTCGGTGCGCTCCACGTGCGACCGGAGCGGATGTCGACGTGCACGTGGTCGTTGTGCCCGGGATAGCCGGGACCGAAGATCGCGCCGTAGCCGATGTAGCGGGCGGTCCTGGCCATGTTGCAGAACGTGTTGTTGCCGTTGACGGGCACGATGTCGATCGCGCGACCGTAGGTGTGCTGGCCGGTGCCGGAGCCGCCGACGGCCCGGTCACAGGACTGGGAGCGGAAGCCCGACGTGACCCGCACCGGCTTGTCGCCCATGCGGTGACGCAGTGCCTCGGCACGCCACATCGAGCGCAGCAGGTTGGTCCTCACGGTGGTCGCGCTCACCGAACCGCCGCTGTAGCCGCCCGCGCCGCATCCCCCGTCGACCTCGGCCCAGCTGAAGTGCAGGGGCGAGCAGTCCGCGTCCTGCAGGGCATGGATCTGGGCGAACGTGTTGGGTCCGGCGACACCGTCGGCACTCAGTCCGTAGGCAGCCTGGAAGTTCTTCACCGCCTGCGTGGTCTGGGGTCCGTAGCTTCCGTCGATGGCCATGTTGACTCCGTAGCCGGCCCAGCCGGCAACGCGTTCCTGGAGCTCGGCGACGTCGGAGCCGCTGCTGCCGGAACGCAGGGTGCGGTCCCACGTGTAGCAGGCGTCAGCGTTGGCTGGTGCAGCGCCGAGGAGGGCGATGCTGGAGATCGCCAGCACGAGGGCCGCGACCAGACTGGACATGCGTGTGAGCATGGGATCTCTCCTGTTCCCGAGAACGGCCCGAGGGCCCTTCCGCCCATCCCAGCGGTTCCCGGGCCACTTGTGAAGACCCGGTGGGTGAACGGTCAGGTGCGCGGGACACCGCGCCGCTCCAGCAGCACCATCACCTCGTGGTGGCGGGTCTGCGGGAACATGTCGAACAGGCCCGCGGCCGTGACGGCGTACGCCGGCATCGCGGCGAGGTCGCGGGCAAGCGTGGCGACGTTGCAGCTGGAGTAGACGAGGTGCGCCGGTCCGCCGTCCTCGAGCCGCCGGCAGAGCTCGGGGCCGATGCCGCGCCGGGGCGGGTTCATCACCACGAGATCGGGGGTGGTCTCGATCAGGTGCTGGGTGGCATCGCCGGCGAGCCACTCGCTGGTGCCCGCCGCAGCGAGCGCCGTGGCGCTGAGCTCGGCACTGCGAACGGCTTCCGACGACGACTCGACGCCGACCACGTGCTGGGCACCGTGGCCGAGCGCATGCAGTCCGAAACCGCCGACGCCGCAGTAGAGGTCGAGCACGGTGGCCGGCTGCAACCCCTCGACCCAGGTGCGGGCGCGGGCGTAGAGCGCGGCCGCGATGGCCGTGTTGGTCTGGAAGAAGCTCTGCGGCCGCAGGTGCAGGGTGACGTCGTTGACCCGCATCGGCAGGGTGTCGTGGTCGGTGAGGATCTGCTCGTCCGGGCCCTCCAGCACTGCCTTGTGCTCGGGCTGGAGGTTCACGCTGACCACGCGTGCCTCCGGCAGGTGCTGGCGGATGGCGCCGAGGTCGATGCGTCGCAGCTGCCCGGGAGAGCGGAGCACGAAGCGCAGCATCGCGTCGCCGTCGGGTGAGTGGGTCACCAGCAGGTGCTTGAGCTCGCCGTTGCGGCTCGCCACGTCGTACGGCGTGAGCTGGAGGTCGGCGACCAGGGTCGGGAGTCGGTGCACGATGTCGGCGAGCCCGGGTTCGTAGAGCCCGCAACCGGTCAGGTCGACGCCACGCAGGTGGCCGTCGAGGATGCCCAGCGTGGGCTCGCCGCGACTCCCGCCGACCACGAGCTTGGCCTTGTTGCGGAAGCCCGCCTCCGGGCCCACGGTGGGCAGGTCCCAGGTGATGCCCGGACCCAGTGCCGCAGCGACTTCCTGCTGCTTGCGCGCCACCTGGTCGCCATACGGTTCACCCATGTGGGTGCACGATCGGCACACACCCGCGTCGAAGTAGCCACACTGCACGCGCACACGATACGGGGACGTGCCCCGGGACGCCGCGCCGTCTGTGGCGCTCGCTACCCGAGCAGGCCCCGCGTTCGTCGGTCGGGTGGCGGCGAGGCACGAGACGACGTGCCGAGAGCAGCCCGCCGCGAGGCAGGGCGCGGCTCAGGCGTCAGGGTCGTTGAGCCGATGGATCTCTCGCAGCTCCTCGGCCGTCAGGTCCGACTCGGCCAGGACCTCCTGGAGGACCAGCGACTTGCGCGCTGTGTAGGTCTCGATGTCCATGTCCGGGTGGTCCGCGAGCTGCCGCTTCACCGCGGCATACGCATCACGCAGGTCAGCTCGCCGGCGGAGCACGTCACGCACGGCCAGGTGGTTGCGCACGCCGAGGGTGCCGGCCGTACACAGATAGACGTTGCGACGCGGATCCGCATCGGGAGCGAAGAAGGCCTCACGATCCTTCACCCCGAGGTCGCCGCGGTGCTGATAGCCGAGGTCCTCCATGGCCCGGATCGCTCGCGACACGTCGTCCGCGTCGACGACCACGTCGATGTCGAGGACCGGTTTTGCAGCCAGACCCGGCACCGAGGTGGAGCCGACGTGCTCGACCTCGCTGGCGATGCCTTCGAGTCCGGCGTGCAGCTCGGCAGCGACGCACTCGAACTGGTCGGACCACGAGTCGTCGTGGGCCACGACCTCGATCGGGGTCGCGGCGTTCGGGCGCACGGTCAACACCTGGGCGAGGGTGCCGATCGGACCGTGCACGTCGTGGAGCGTGCTGCTGGTCAGCCCGACTCCCGTGACGCCGAAGGAAACCGTGGTGTCGAAGCCGACCCACTCACCGCGCGGCTGGCGGAAGAGGTGGGCCGTCAGGTCGACGTTCGGGAACGCGACCTCACCAGGGTCCGCGCGAACGTTCATGCCGTTGGCGATGTCGAAGAGTCCGGCGAAGGCGGCCAACCGGCTCGTGACCTCCCCTTCGACCAGTGCCAGGGGAGTGCGCACCCAGTAGCGCCCGCGACCGGGTTCGATCGGGTCGCGCCTGACGTCGGCGGATGCGATGAAGCCGCCCTGCCAGACGGCGCCCGCATCCCAGGGCGCCATCTCGTCAGGTCCGGGGAGGCCGGGGAGTGCCCCACCGGCGATGTCGGCGGTGGATCCGGGCTGGAGGAACCAGGCCCGGAGGATGACGCCAGCGCGGCCATCGTGGGACAGCGTGGCCTGGACCAGCTCGATGGTGCGCCCGGGTCGGAGCACCTCGATCTCGATGTCGACGACGTCGACCGGCAGTGTGCCGAGGATGTCGTAGGAGAGCCGGTTGATGCGCAGCCTGTCACCGGGCCGACGCGCCGCGTGGTCGAGCTCGAGGGCGTGGGCGAGCAGGCCGAGCGCCGGGGCGATGTGTTGGGTCTCGATGTCCCAGGCGCCGCTGACGTGCTCGGTGGCGCGAAAGGTGCTCGGTCCCAGGCGTTGGAAGTAGGACATGGCCTCAGCTCTCGATCGACGTGCGCTCGTCATCCTGTCAGTCGCTGATCGGTGCCCGGGCGCGGGTCGGTCTTCCCGGCACCGCTTCCCGGAACCGCTGCTGGGCACCGCTCCCGGAACCGCGCCCCGGCACCCGGTCCGGGGAACCGGATCCCGGCACCCGGGTCCGGGCCATCGGGAACCGGATCCGAGGCTGGTGCGTCCCACGGGCATGAACAAGCACAGCGTGGTCGTGACCCTCCTGGCCGTGGCCGGCCTCCTCGTCGGCGCCTGCGCGGGTGGCCGGACGGACGTCGAGGAACGGGTCGGACCGGTGACGCTCGAGGTCGTCAGCCAGGACTGGTCGGGTTGGAGCAAGGAACAGCCCGACCCGGAGAACACCCGGGTCAGCGTCTCGCAGGGGGACACGTTCAGCGTGCCCGTGATCGGGGACGACGTCGTGGTCAGGGTCTCCGAGGTTCATGACGAGGGCATGTGGATCGAGACCGACCAGGACCTGATGCGGAAGGACGACGGGTTCGACGATGCGGACGACGAGTTCGAGCTCGAGAACGGTGTGCCGCTCGAGCTGACCACCACGACCATGGATGCAGGGACGACGATCACGCTCACCATCGCGTGACGCGGCGAGCCCCACCTGTCTGACCGAGCTCGGGTCGTGTGTGGTCGAGGGGGAGCTGAGCGCCGGCCGGTGGCCAGCACTGACGTCTCGTGTCGCAGGTCGTGCGATCAGGCCGTGAGTGTGAAGGAGGTCGGTGGCTGGTTGGGGTGGACGAGGCCGAGGTCTGCTCCGAGGCCGTGGTCGTCACCGGTGGTGAGCAGGTCGATGGCGAGCTCGTGGTCGTCGTGGTGGTCGGAGAAGACCAGTGCGCCGAGCCACGCGGGCAGGTGGTGGGTGCCGGTCTGGTCGACCAGTCGGTAGCGGTGATGTCGGGTGCGCCAGACGTAGAGGTCGGGCACGGGTTGTCGCAGGGCCAGGACTCCGGCGGTCTTGATGCGGTGGTGGTGTCGGCTCATCGGGCCGGCGTTGTCGATCCGGGTCTGGCCCGGCGGGCCGTGCGGGTCGTAGGGGATGGTGTGGTCGATGTCCATGTGGTGGGTGGTGTTGACCGCGTGCGGGTAGCAATCGGCGGGCGACCGGGTCAGCACGGCCTCACGAAGGGCCCCGGTGAACGCGTAGGAGTCGACCGGTCGGGTTGCCCAGGGGTCGAGCACCGGTCGGATGCTCACCTCGGTCAGCCGCAGCACCGCCAGTGCCTCGGCCAGGGTGGTCGGGCCGTGGCCCTCGATCTTGGCCACACCCCCAGCAACGGTGCCGCTCGTGCTCGCCCGGGCCATCGCCTGCACCGCATCCTCGGACAGGTGCAGGTGGACGATGGTGGTGGCCCTGGCACGCGACGGCACCGGCTCGGTCGAGTCGGCCAGGATGGCCAGCGCGGACTCCGGGCTGCCGATCAGCAGGCCCAACGCCCGGGACCGGGCCACCGAGATGGAGTCGAGGTGTCGGCGGGGAACACCGGCGGCCAGGTCGGTGGCCAGCAACTTCTCGGCCAGCCGCTGGACCTGGGCATCACCCACGATGGCCTCGGCCGCGGTGAGCTTGGCATACAGGCCCTTGAAGCCGCGCCGGGTGGAGGGATTGAACGTCACGAAACGCGGGTCCGGCTCGTCGCGCTCGTCCCCGGAGGAGGACCCACCCCCGGCACCATCACCCCCGGAGCCTTCAGTGCCGGAGCCTTCAGGGCCGGAGTCGCCGGACCCCGCATCCGCGGCTGCTTCGGCCTCGGCGGTCTCGGCGAGCAGCACCAGTGCTTCGAGCCGCTCGAGCAGACGGCCGGTCGGCAGCGACCCGACCAGGTCGACCAGGTCGGTGGCGATCAGGTGAGCCGACTGGGGCGTGAGGTGACGGGTGAGCGCGGCGATGCGGCGCAGCACCCACACCTCGACCGTGGTGGTGGTGCACGTCAGCTGCCACAACGGGCTCAACCGGTGACGCAGGTCGAGGGCATCGGCAATCAGCCTGCGCGCCGACTCCGGGTGCACCCCCAAGGACACCGCCAGCTCGGCCGTGGCGAACTGTGCCACCACCGGAGTGCCCTCACCGCCCCAGCGCCGGAACACTGGGTGCTCCCGCCGCGCACCGGGCTCATCGGTGGCACCATGCCCACGGGTGACGCCCTCGTGGTCGCCGTGCAGGTCCGCCCAGTGGGCCGCGCTGTGCAGCACGCTCACCTCGGCACCGCGACGCGCAGCCACGGCAGCATCGACCACAGTGAGCGTCTCACCGGTGCCGAGACCTGCCATCGCTGTCGTCATGTCCTCGACCCAACACCTGACCACCGACAACGCAGCCCGGAAACCACCCCCTGGTCTCAGCATGCGGACAACTGCGGAAAATGGTTCCACCGCGCGAGGTCGCCGCGGCCGCACAGGTCTGGCTCGGTGGTGGGCCGAGGATCCGGTCAGCGAGCTTTGCCCGCGTCGGTTGCGGACCAGCCAGCGACTCGTCGAGGATCTCCTCGCACCGAGAACCGGCGGCGCATCGCCGAACTCCATGTGGTCGGGGTGGGCCTGCTTCGCATGGACGATGGAGTGGCTGCCGCTAGTGGGTCAGCTCGCGCAGCTCGGCCTGGTAGGCGGCGTACGCCGTCCTCAGCTCGCGTCCCGGCCAGTCGGCAGGCAACAGCGAGACCGGCAGCAACGGATCGGTGGTCAGGTGACGCACCAGCTCGGCAGCCGTGGCCAGACGCCGTGCCGGGCTGTCCCTCTGGGTCAGTCGTTCCAGCAGTGCGCGACCTCGTGAGGCCCAGTCAGTCAGGTCCCAGAGCTGGTCGGTCAACGCCGCGGGATCGTCGGGGCGAGCCGAGAAGGTGCTCAGCACCGGATCATTGACCGGGGGGCGGCGCAGGTTGTCGGGCCGGGTCCAGACGCCTTCGCGCAGCTCCGCGAGCCGGGCCGCGGCAAGGGTGTCCCGGAGAGCCGCGCGTTCCGACCCGGGTCGACCGGTCACCACCACGACGGCCATCTCCCAGTCACCGGCCCAGTCGCCTTCGGCGTCCTCGACCGCCTCGTCCTGTCGTCGTTGCCGGGCCAGCAGCCGCTGGCCGAGGACGTAGTCACCGTCCTCGCGCAGCAGGTCACCCGACGAGACAGCCCTGGTCAACGCGACCCGCAGGGTGGGGACCGGTATGTCGAAGAACGTGCCGGCCCGGGTCAGCTGCGCCGACGAGAGTCGGTCCGGGTGCGAGCCCAGGAGCATGCTCAGCACCACCGACCGGGCCGAGAGCAGCGGGGCCGCAGTGGTCGAGGGGGTGGCAGGGCGTGGCATGCGAGAAGACTGGCACGCTACAGATGTCGACACAACTGTTGTATGAACTGTAATGTGGAGGTGGATCCAACGGAAGGTGAACGAGATGACCGCGACCCACGACGTCTTCAACCAGGCACCTCTCCTGGAGGGCCACGACACCAGCGACGACGCCGCCCTGCGCGAGGGCATCGAGCGTCAGGGTGCCGGCTGGGCGATGGGGGAGATCGCCGAGCTGGGCAGGCTGGCCAGCTCGGCACAGGCCCAGGAGTGGGCGCGCGTCGCCGAGCGGGACAAGCCGATCCTGCACACCCACGACCGGTTCGGTCACCGGGTCGATGAGGTCGAGTACACCCCGGCCTACCACGAGCTGATGAAGGTCGCCGTCGGTCACGGGCTGCACGCCGCGCCGTGGGCCGACGAACGTCCCGGTGCCCACGTGGCGCGCGCGGCGAAGTTCATGGTGTGGAACGTCGACGCCGGCCACGGGTGCCCGATCTCGATGACGTATGCAGCCGTGCCGGCCCTGCGCGCCAACTCCGAGCTGGCCGCAACCTTCGAGCCCCTGCTCACGAACCGCGAGTACGACTTCGGGTTGCGCGATCCCTCCACCAAGCGCGGCCTGATCGCCGGCATGTCGATGACCGAGAAGCAGGGCGGTTCCGACGTACGCGCGAACACCACGACCGCAACGCCGGTCGGCGACGGTGCCTACGAGCTGGTCGGCCACAAGTGGTTCACCTCGGCTCCGATGAGCGACCTGTTCCTGACCCTGGCTCAGGCGCCCGGCGGCCTCTCGTGCTTCCTGGTGCCGCGCGTGCTGCCCGGTGGAGAGCTCAACCCGCTGCACCTGATGCGGCTCAAGGACAAGATGGGCAACAGGTCCAACGCGTCCTCCGAGATCGAGTACGACGGCGCCGTCGGCTGGCTCGTGGGGGAGGAGGGGCGCGGTGTGCGCACCATCGTCGAGATGGTCAACATGACCCGCCTCGACTGCATCATCGGATCGTCGATGGGCATGCGCTCGGCCCTCGTGCAGGCTGCCCACCACACCCGCCACCGCGAGGCCTTCGGCAGGGCGCTGGTCGATCAACCACTGATGCGCAACGTGTTGGCCGACCTCACCGTCGAGTCCGAAGCGGCCACGACCGCCATGCTCCGACTGGCCGGCGCCAACGACCGCGCGATCCGTGGCGACGAAGGTGAGGCAGCGCTGCGACGGATCGCCGTGGCGGTGACGAAGTACTACGTCTGCAAGCGCGCGCCGATGGCTGCGGGGGAGGCCCTCGAGTGTCTCGGCGGCAACGGCTACATCGAGGACTCCGGGCTGCCCCGGATCTATCGCGAGATGCCCCTGCTCTCCATCTGGGAGGGCTCCGGCAACGTCGCCGCCCTCGATGCGCTGCGTGCGGTCGGCAAGGAACCGCACACCTTGGACGCGTTCTTCGCCGAGGCCGAGCTGGCCAGCGGTGCCGACACCCGTTATGACGAGGCCGTGGCCCGGTTGAAGAAGGAGTTCACCTCCTTCGACGACCTCGAGATGCGGGCCCGGCGCATCGTCGAGCAGATGGCGTTGGTCTTCCAGGGCAGCCAGTTGGTGCGGCATGCGCCGGCCGCGGTCTCCGACGCGTTCTGTGCCTCACGTCTCGATCGCGATTGGGGCGGTGCGTTCGGCACGTTGCCGCCGCGTCTCGACCTGGACCCGATCCTCGCTCGCGCCTGACCTGCCCGCAGGCGCTCATTTGAGCAGGAAGTTGAGGCCCGTTCTCCGCCGTGGGCGTTCGGCCGCACCCACGGCGCACTGAACTTCCTGTCCAAATGAACGCTATCGCTCCGCGGAGCGATGAGCTGGTGCCGACGGTCAGTCGCCGAGGGCTTCGAGGAGGAGCTCCAGTGACGCGGTGACGGAGTCGGCGCGCACCTGGGCCCGGTTGCCGTCGAGCTGCAGCCGGCGATGCCGGACGGCGCCCGCGGAGGCCACCGCGACGTGGACCAGGCCGACCGGCTTGTCCGGCGTACCGCCGCCGGGTCCGGCCACGCCGGTCGTGGAGACGCCGTACGTCGTCCCGAGCCGCGCGCGTGCGCCCTGGGCCATCGCGACGGCGACCTCCTCGCTCACCGCGCCGACCCGTGCGAGCAGGTCCTCCGGGACACCGACCTCGGCGGTCTTGGCCTCGTTGGCATAGGTGACGAACCCGCCGATCAGGTAGGCCGAGGAGCCCGGTCTGTCGGCCAGACGACCCGCGACGAGGCCTGCGGTGCAGGACTCCGCCGTGGCCACGGTGGCCTCGCGCGCGAGCAGGGCAGCGGCCAGGCGTTCGTCGAGGGTGGTCATGGGGTGATCGTAGGTCCACGGTTCTCGCCGGCCGGGCGGACATCGCTCGCGCCACGTGCCTCTGCGCGTCTGCGTGGTTCCCCGGCGACGAGAACCGCTCGAACGTGCGGAGGCGTCGCGCTCATGTGAGAGCGGGGGGCCTGCCCGCCCAAGGGCTGCGCCGGAGGGTCAGCGGTCGATGTGGCGTGCCCAGGCGAAGCAGAACAGGCCGAATGCAGCGAAGCCCGCACCGAAGAAGCCCGTCAGGACAGGACCGAAGGGTTGATCCAGCACGACGCGGAGGGCCTGGTCGAGGCCTCCCGACTTCTTCGGCTCATGGCTCACTGCCGCATAGCCGAAGAGGGCAGCCACGCCCAGGACGGCAGCGCCCTTCGCGACATGGCCGATCCTTCCGAGCCAGACATAGACGGTGCCGGTGTGCCCGCGGGTGCCGTCGGCCTCGATGTCTTCGAGGAAGCGATCGGTGAAGCCCTTGAAGATCAGGAAGGCTCCGACGCCGGCGACACCCAGGGCGACGAGACCGGCGAGGAGCTGACCGACTGGCAGGTCCATCAGTCGGGCGCTGGCCGAGTCCGTGCCGTTCTCCTTCGAGGACCCCGCGCCCGCGGCCACCCGGAACGCACTCGTCGCGACCGCCGCATAGACGATGGCCTTGCCGAGACTGGTCAGGCGCTTGCGCAGCCGCGTGATGCCGTCGTGGCGACGATGTCCGACCAACGCCTCGATCAGTTGCCACACGACCAGCAGCACCATGCCGATCGCGACGGCCCAGACGATGACCGTGCCGAACGGTTGCTCGGCGAGCTGCCGGATCGCGCCACTGCTGTCGGCCTTGCCCTCGCGGTCCCCGAAGGCGAGCGAGATGGCGAGCCAGCCCAGCACCAGGTGCACGACCCCGAAGGTGACCAGGCCAAGGCGCGCCACGTGGTCGAGAGCCGGGTGGTCATCGACCGCGCGTGCCGTGGCGCGCGCCCCTCCAGTCGTCATGGCGAGAGTCTAGGCGCGGGCCGTGGCGTGCGCGGCCCGAACGCCCGGTCTGGCCCTACGCTGACGACATGCGATTCACGGACGCCTTTCGCGCCTCCGAACGGGCGCCCCTCCTCCAGATGGTGAAGACCGCGCTGGCCACCATGCTGGCGTGGATCGTCGCCGGGCTGGCCATCCCCGACGGGCCGCCTCCGGTGTTCGCCGCGATCGCCGCGATGTTGGTGGTGCAACCGAGCCTCAACCAGTCCTTGTTCAAGGGCATCGAGCG
Coding sequences within:
- a CDS encoding PaaX family transcriptional regulator C-terminal domain-containing protein, which codes for MPRPATPSTTAAPLLSARSVVLSMLLGSHPDRLSSAQLTRAGTFFDIPVPTLRVALTRAVSSGDLLREDGDYVLGQRLLARQRRQDEAVEDAEGDWAGDWEMAVVVVTGRPGSERAALRDTLAAARLAELREGVWTRPDNLRRPPVNDPVLSTFSARPDDPAALTDQLWDLTDWASRGRALLERLTQRDSPARRLATAAELVRHLTTDPLLPVSLLPADWPGRELRTAYAAYQAELRELTH
- a CDS encoding DUF1206 domain-containing protein translates to MTTGGARATARAVDDHPALDHVARLGLVTFGVVHLVLGWLAISLAFGDREGKADSSGAIRQLAEQPFGTVIVWAVAIGMVLLVVWQLIEALVGHRRHDGITRLRKRLTSLGKAIVYAAVATSAFRVAAGAGSSKENGTDSASARLMDLPVGQLLAGLVALGVAGVGAFLIFKGFTDRFLEDIEADGTRGHTGTVYVWLGRIGHVAKGAAVLGVAALFGYAAVSHEPKKSGGLDQALRVVLDQPFGPVLTGFFGAGFAAFGLFCFAWARHIDR
- a CDS encoding nicotinamide-nucleotide amidohydrolase family protein; translated protein: MTTLDERLAAALLAREATVATAESCTAGLVAGRLADRPGSSAYLIGGFVTYANEAKTAEVGVPEDLLARVGAVSEEVAVAMAQGARARLGTTYGVSTTGVAGPGGGTPDKPVGLVHVAVASAGAVRHRRLQLDGNRAQVRADSVTASLELLLEALGD
- a CDS encoding methyltransferase domain-containing protein gives rise to the protein MGEPYGDQVARKQQEVAAALGPGITWDLPTVGPEAGFRNKAKLVVGGSRGEPTLGILDGHLRGVDLTGCGLYEPGLADIVHRLPTLVADLQLTPYDVASRNGELKHLLVTHSPDGDAMLRFVLRSPGQLRRIDLGAIRQHLPEARVVSVNLQPEHKAVLEGPDEQILTDHDTLPMRVNDVTLHLRPQSFFQTNTAIAAALYARARTWVEGLQPATVLDLYCGVGGFGLHALGHGAQHVVGVESSSEAVRSAELSATALAAAGTSEWLAGDATQHLIETTPDLVVMNPPRRGIGPELCRRLEDGGPAHLVYSSCNVATLARDLAAMPAYAVTAAGLFDMFPQTRHHEVMVLLERRGVPRT
- a CDS encoding acyl-CoA dehydrogenase family protein, whose protein sequence is MTATHDVFNQAPLLEGHDTSDDAALREGIERQGAGWAMGEIAELGRLASSAQAQEWARVAERDKPILHTHDRFGHRVDEVEYTPAYHELMKVAVGHGLHAAPWADERPGAHVARAAKFMVWNVDAGHGCPISMTYAAVPALRANSELAATFEPLLTNREYDFGLRDPSTKRGLIAGMSMTEKQGGSDVRANTTTATPVGDGAYELVGHKWFTSAPMSDLFLTLAQAPGGLSCFLVPRVLPGGELNPLHLMRLKDKMGNRSNASSEIEYDGAVGWLVGEEGRGVRTIVEMVNMTRLDCIIGSSMGMRSALVQAAHHTRHREAFGRALVDQPLMRNVLADLTVESEAATTAMLRLAGANDRAIRGDEGEAALRRIAVAVTKYYVCKRAPMAAGEALECLGGNGYIEDSGLPRIYREMPLLSIWEGSGNVAALDALRAVGKEPHTLDAFFAEAELASGADTRYDEAVARLKKEFTSFDDLEMRARRIVEQMALVFQGSQLVRHAPAAVSDAFCASRLDRDWGGAFGTLPPRLDLDPILARA
- a CDS encoding GrpB family protein; amino-acid sequence: MSYFQRLGPSTFRATEHVSGAWDIETQHIAPALGLLAHALELDHAARRPGDRLRINRLSYDILGTLPVDVVDIEIEVLRPGRTIELVQATLSHDGRAGVILRAWFLQPGSTADIAGGALPGLPGPDEMAPWDAGAVWQGGFIASADVRRDPIEPGRGRYWVRTPLALVEGEVTSRLAAFAGLFDIANGMNVRADPGEVAFPNVDLTAHLFRQPRGEWVGFDTTVSFGVTGVGLTSSTLHDVHGPIGTLAQVLTVRPNAATPIEVVAHDDSWSDQFECVAAELHAGLEGIASEVEHVGSTSVPGLAAKPVLDIDVVVDADDVSRAIRAMEDLGYQHRGDLGVKDREAFFAPDADPRRNVYLCTAGTLGVRNHLAVRDVLRRRADLRDAYAAVKRQLADHPDMDIETYTARKSLVLQEVLAESDLTAEELREIHRLNDPDA
- a CDS encoding M15 family metallopeptidase; this encodes MSSLVAALVLAISSIALLGAAPANADACYTWDRTLRSGSSGSDVAELQERVAGWAGYGVNMAIDGSYGPQTTQAVKNFQAAYGLSADGVAGPNTFAQIHALQDADCSPLHFSWAEVDGGCGAGGYSGGSVSATTVRTNLLRSMWRAEALRHRMGDKPVRVTSGFRSQSCDRAVGGSGTGQHTYGRAIDIVPVNGNNTFCNMARTARYIGYGAIFGPGYPGHNDHVHVDIRSGRTWSAPSCGI